A single region of the Lactobacillus isalae genome encodes:
- a CDS encoding LCP family glycopolymer transferase, with protein MDNKPKEPVLSRVEMNKEKNNKKKPIRIIIAVVLVLVLGLGAYAGSVYLKAKNAFDKTYDPKTAVKQDSFSGKEPFNILLLGTDTGAFGRKEVRGNSDTMILVTVNPTKKKLSLMSIPRDTMARMIGTENFSVHKINAAYNIGGTKMAMKTTSKVLNVPIKYYISMNMGGMRKIVDGVGGVTVTPPLTFTYDGYTFTKGKKVHLNGSQALAYSRMRYDDPRGDYGRQLRQREVIMSVLEHAMSFSTLKNLDSILGSVSTSLRTNLTFDSMVKISKNYRKCTSNMSSDYLHGVGAMIGDASYQVMSDRELQRTSNIVRNDLGLDSMDIDNNETYQNSMNSQFDWSSGDSNQVYYIYDPYTDELWNGDRAY; from the coding sequence ATGGATAATAAGCCCAAAGAACCTGTTCTCTCAAGAGTGGAGATGAACAAAGAAAAAAATAATAAGAAAAAGCCAATCCGTATTATTATTGCGGTTGTTTTAGTGCTGGTTTTAGGACTTGGAGCCTATGCGGGATCTGTTTATTTAAAAGCTAAAAATGCCTTTGATAAAACATATGACCCAAAAACTGCTGTAAAACAAGATAGCTTTTCTGGTAAAGAACCATTCAATATTCTCTTGTTAGGAACAGATACGGGAGCCTTTGGTAGAAAAGAAGTTCGCGGAAACTCAGATACGATGATTTTGGTAACCGTTAACCCAACTAAAAAGAAACTTTCTTTAATGTCGATTCCACGTGATACCATGGCCAGAATGATTGGTACCGAAAACTTTAGCGTTCATAAGATTAATGCTGCTTATAATATTGGCGGTACCAAAATGGCAATGAAGACTACAAGTAAGGTCCTTAATGTGCCAATCAAATACTATATTTCAATGAATATGGGCGGAATGAGAAAGATTGTAGACGGCGTTGGTGGCGTTACAGTGACTCCACCATTAACGTTTACTTACGATGGCTACACCTTCACCAAAGGTAAAAAGGTACACTTAAATGGTAGTCAAGCCTTGGCTTACTCTCGAATGCGCTATGACGATCCCCGCGGAGACTATGGTAGACAATTGCGTCAGCGTGAAGTAATTATGTCTGTTTTAGAACATGCAATGTCATTTAGCACGCTAAAGAATTTAGATTCAATCTTAGGTTCTGTTTCAACTAGTTTGAGAACTAACTTAACTTTTGATTCAATGGTCAAAATTAGTAAAAACTACCGTAAATGTACTAGCAACATGTCTAGTGATTACTTGCATGGAGTAGGAGCAATGATTGGAGATGCTTCATATCAAGTAATGTCTGATAGAGAATTGCAAAGAACTTCAAATATTGTAAGAAACGATCTCGGTTTAGATTCAATGGATATTGATAATAATGAGACTTATCAAAATTCAATGAATTCTCAATTTGATTGGAGCAGTGGCGATTCTAATCAGGTATACTACATATATGATCCTTATACGGATGAATTATGGAACGGAGATCGTGCTTATTAA
- a CDS encoding glycosyltransferase family 2 protein, whose translation MKKLSIIVPCYNEEESVPLFYPAVNKVMDTIPDLEPEYWFINDGSKDNTLKEIKELRNKDPEHVHFVSFSRNFGKESALYAGLQAATGDYVVVMDVDLQDPPKFLPQMYDLIKTGEYDCIGTRRVDRTGEAKFKSFLSDMFYKVVNKISDTEIVPGARDYRMMTRQMVDAVLDMPEYNRFSKGIFSWVGFKTKYLDYHNVERVAGESDWNTWKLFKYAMDGIADFSQAPLNLAVWIGTGSFVLSIIGLIVVIIRRILYPGSSIFGWASMVCVILLLGGLQLLCIGILGKYIGRVYIQVKNRPIYIIKEKK comes from the coding sequence ATGAAAAAATTATCAATTATAGTTCCTTGTTATAACGAAGAGGAATCTGTACCACTTTTTTATCCAGCTGTGAATAAAGTAATGGATACAATCCCTGATTTAGAGCCAGAATATTGGTTTATTAATGATGGTTCCAAAGATAATACACTTAAAGAAATTAAAGAATTACGCAACAAAGATCCAGAGCATGTACATTTTGTTTCATTTTCAAGAAACTTTGGTAAGGAGTCAGCTCTTTATGCTGGACTTCAAGCTGCTACTGGAGACTATGTAGTTGTAATGGATGTTGACTTGCAAGATCCACCTAAGTTCTTGCCTCAGATGTATGATCTAATTAAAACCGGTGAGTATGATTGTATTGGAACTCGCCGTGTTGATCGTACAGGGGAAGCTAAATTTAAGTCTTTCTTAAGTGATATGTTCTATAAGGTTGTTAATAAGATTTCTGATACTGAAATTGTACCTGGAGCTCGTGACTACCGGATGATGACTCGTCAAATGGTAGATGCAGTTCTAGATATGCCCGAATATAATCGTTTTTCAAAGGGGATCTTCTCTTGGGTCGGCTTTAAGACGAAGTACTTAGATTACCATAATGTTGAACGTGTAGCTGGTGAAAGTGATTGGAACACGTGGAAATTATTTAAATACGCAATGGATGGAATTGCTGACTTTTCACAAGCTCCACTAAATTTAGCTGTTTGGATTGGTACAGGTTCATTTGTTTTATCAATTATTGGTTTAATAGTTGTAATTATTCGCAGAATACTCTATCCAGGTTCTAGCATTTTTGGCTGGGCTTCGATGGTATGCGTAATTCTTTTGCTTGGTGGTTTACAATTGCTCTGCATTGGTATTTTAGGTAAGTATATCGGCCGAGTATATATCCAAGTAAAAAATCGACCAATCTATATTATTAAAGAGAAGAAGTAA
- a CDS encoding aldose 1-epimerase family protein, which produces MLAIENNQLKVEINEVGAQLTHVVDKTTNADYLWNGSEWERHAPILFPAIGRSNDNKYILNGKTYEMKQHGFARDYPWTVVDKGDDRVSLTLTENEETLAVYPFQFSLMVTYTLEANQLKVEFLVKNNSQETMPFGLGFHPGFNVPIAGDELNFSDYEISLSPEVTELTQFQIDPIPFRNGKVIPVPNAQKSMLPLSYSEFDDGLIIINNPGLTGIELSSEKSEHKISLTLEDFPYVALWTMTDPEAKFLCMEPFAGLPDIKSNELTDWMKKEGNNFLAPDESSHFSTTITLE; this is translated from the coding sequence ATGCTAGCAATTGAAAACAACCAGTTAAAGGTTGAAATTAATGAGGTCGGTGCTCAGCTTACGCACGTAGTTGATAAGACTACTAATGCCGACTACCTTTGGAATGGGAGCGAGTGGGAAAGACATGCTCCAATTCTTTTTCCGGCAATCGGAAGATCAAATGACAATAAATATATTTTAAATGGGAAAACATATGAAATGAAGCAACATGGCTTCGCTCGTGACTATCCTTGGACAGTTGTTGATAAGGGAGACGATCGAGTAAGTTTAACTTTAACCGAAAATGAAGAAACTTTAGCTGTTTATCCATTTCAATTTAGCTTAATGGTTACTTATACTTTAGAGGCTAACCAATTAAAGGTTGAATTTTTAGTTAAAAATAATTCTCAAGAAACAATGCCTTTTGGGCTTGGGTTCCATCCAGGCTTTAATGTGCCGATAGCTGGAGATGAGTTAAACTTTTCTGATTATGAAATAAGCTTAAGCCCAGAAGTAACTGAATTAACTCAGTTTCAAATCGATCCAATTCCATTCAGAAATGGCAAAGTTATTCCAGTACCAAATGCACAAAAGAGCATGCTGCCTTTATCATATTCCGAATTTGATGATGGCTTAATTATTATTAACAATCCTGGATTAACTGGAATTGAGTTATCTAGTGAAAAGTCAGAGCATAAAATATCTTTAACTTTAGAAGATTTTCCATATGTTGCTTTGTGGACAATGACGGATCCAGAAGCTAAATTCTTATGTATGGAACCTTTTGCTGGATTACCGGATATTAAGAGCAATGAATTAACTGACTGGATGAAAAAAGAGGGCAACAACTTCTTAGCACCAGATGAAAGTTCACATTTTTCAACTACAATTACTTTAGAATAA
- a CDS encoding GtrA family protein, translated as MGIFKRILHNEDLRQLIIYVLIGVLGLGVDFGIFALLTHFKMQVEVANFISSSCGLINNFFWNSFLNFKVHDKLLIRFVSYYLVGQITTLFTTVCLFIFVTQLGYNQLIVKAVSTFIATLIQFVINKLLTFRKIKTTKSKVDVRK; from the coding sequence GTGGGTATTTTTAAAAGAATACTTCATAATGAAGACTTGCGACAGCTAATTATTTATGTATTAATTGGGGTGTTAGGATTAGGTGTTGATTTCGGGATCTTCGCACTCCTAACCCATTTTAAGATGCAAGTCGAAGTAGCTAATTTTATTTCATCATCTTGTGGGTTGATCAATAACTTTTTCTGGAATAGTTTTCTTAATTTTAAGGTTCACGATAAGTTATTAATAAGATTTGTTTCTTACTACTTAGTAGGACAGATTACAACTTTGTTCACTACAGTTTGTCTCTTTATCTTTGTAACTCAGCTAGGCTACAATCAGTTAATTGTAAAGGCTGTATCAACATTTATCGCAACCTTAATTCAATTTGTAATTAATAAGTTACTTACATTTAGAAAAATTAAAACTACTAAATCAAAAGTAGACGTTAGAAAGTAA
- a CDS encoding glycerol-3-phosphate acyltransferase → MNELISIVIGYFLGNILFAMIVAKIFLHKDPTKYGSGNPGTANIGAVFGKKWGILTCIGDLAKTLVALLIVYFIYHGNRLDLSFAGLGVVLGHSFPFWNHFKGGKGVAVTALWIVFFDWRAGLIALLIGLFLVIIMKNLTIPPLVYMLGFSIFTWVNFGWEQGLIFLIATLIMIFQFRKDIVDFFTGHGKRVDVLVTIKKKLGIYK, encoded by the coding sequence ATGAATGAATTAATTTCAATAGTAATAGGATATTTCCTTGGAAATATCCTTTTTGCTATGATTGTCGCAAAAATATTTTTACATAAAGATCCGACTAAATATGGCTCAGGAAATCCTGGAACAGCTAATATCGGAGCTGTGTTTGGTAAGAAATGGGGTATTCTTACTTGTATTGGCGATTTAGCCAAAACTTTGGTTGCCTTATTAATTGTCTACTTCATTTATCATGGCAACCGTTTGGATTTATCCTTTGCTGGTCTTGGCGTGGTTTTAGGCCATTCTTTTCCATTTTGGAATCACTTTAAAGGTGGAAAGGGAGTAGCTGTAACTGCTTTATGGATTGTGTTCTTTGATTGGAGAGCAGGACTAATTGCACTATTAATTGGCTTGTTTTTAGTAATCATTATGAAGAACCTTACAATTCCGCCGTTAGTTTATATGCTAGGTTTTAGTATTTTTACCTGGGTTAATTTTGGTTGGGAACAAGGATTGATCTTTTTAATTGCTACTTTAATTATGATTTTTCAATTCAGAAAAGATATTGTCGACTTCTTTACTGGTCATGGTAAACGAGTGGATGTATTGGTAACAATTAAGAAAAAGTTAGGGATATACAAATGA
- a CDS encoding Gfo/Idh/MocA family protein, whose translation MKLGIIGSGKIVHDFLTIADQIPDLELAALATTKRSHQVGLDLQKEYKISKLYDNNEDIFNDPNVDTIYVAVPNSLHFSISKAALEAGKNVICEKPFVATSDEARELKEIADQKKLIIIEAITNIYLENFKFIEANLDKIAPIHVVNLNYTQYSSRYDAFLAGDIQPAFDPKKDGGALMDLGIYNLHIITKLFGKPNSVKYFPTIQKNIDTSGILHLSYPDKQVSSIAAKDSFSPNVSTIEGEKGTLIIYGHPNEMPKVGMQLRGQELEVTNNNKYSHRMVAEFIEFTKIIDQHNFKAADQAFTHSLNTLIILQEAKNQR comes from the coding sequence ATGAAACTGGGTATTATCGGTTCTGGAAAAATTGTCCATGACTTTCTAACAATTGCTGATCAAATTCCTGATCTTGAACTAGCAGCGCTAGCAACTACTAAGAGAAGTCATCAAGTTGGCTTAGATTTACAAAAAGAATATAAAATATCCAAATTGTACGACAATAATGAGGATATATTTAATGATCCAAACGTCGACACCATCTACGTAGCTGTTCCAAACAGCTTGCATTTTTCTATTTCAAAAGCTGCTCTTGAAGCTGGCAAAAATGTCATTTGTGAAAAACCATTTGTTGCAACTTCTGATGAAGCGCGTGAATTAAAAGAAATTGCCGATCAAAAGAAGCTAATCATTATTGAGGCTATCACCAACATTTACTTAGAAAACTTTAAGTTTATCGAAGCTAATTTAGATAAAATCGCCCCAATTCATGTCGTAAACCTCAATTACACACAATACTCTAGTCGTTATGATGCTTTTTTAGCAGGAGATATTCAACCTGCTTTTGATCCTAAAAAAGATGGCGGTGCTTTAATGGATCTGGGGATCTATAATTTGCACATTATCACTAAGCTATTTGGTAAACCTAATTCCGTGAAATATTTCCCAACCATTCAAAAAAATATCGACACTTCTGGTATCTTGCACCTCAGTTACCCTGATAAACAAGTAAGTTCTATAGCTGCTAAAGACAGTTTTTCACCTAATGTCAGTACCATTGAAGGTGAAAAAGGCACACTTATTATTTACGGGCATCCAAATGAAATGCCTAAAGTGGGGATGCAGCTACGTGGACAAGAACTTGAAGTCACTAACAATAATAAATATTCTCACCGCATGGTTGCTGAATTCATCGAATTTACTAAGATTATCGATCAACATAATTTTAAAGCAGCTGATCAAGCTTTTACTCATAGTTTAAATACACTGATTATTTTACAAGAGGCAAAGAATCAGCGTTAA
- the rpsN gene encoding 30S ribosomal protein S14, which produces MAKKSKIVKAAKQRKLIKKYYELKEAGNVEALAKLPLDAHPTHYHNRDLHDGRPHGYMRKFGMSRLRFKELAHKGQLPGVRKASW; this is translated from the coding sequence ATGGCAAAAAAATCAAAAATTGTTAAAGCTGCTAAGCAGCGCAAATTAATCAAAAAATACTACGAATTAAAAGAAGCTGGTAACGTAGAAGCATTGGCAAAATTACCGCTTGATGCTCACCCAACTCACTACCACAATCGTGATCTACATGATGGTAGACCACATGGTTATATGCGTAAGTTTGGTATGTCACGTTTACGCTTCAAAGAACTAGCACATAAAGGACAACTTCCTGGCGTGCGCAAGGCTAGTTGGTAA
- a CDS encoding type II toxin-antitoxin system HicB family antitoxin, which translates to MKKRIVTYPAIFKPIAKDVYFISFPDVKGAVTEGHGLADAFDMASDALATVLFDEKEFPKMTDPSKIKVNGEGAFVALVSADLSKAASNFEKTIRKNVTVPLNLATEAEKQHLNFSKVLTEALRKKLS; encoded by the coding sequence ATGAAAAAAAGAATCGTAACTTATCCAGCAATTTTTAAGCCAATTGCAAAAGATGTTTACTTTATCAGTTTTCCCGACGTTAAAGGTGCTGTAACAGAAGGACATGGATTGGCAGATGCTTTTGATATGGCTTCTGATGCATTAGCGACAGTTTTATTTGATGAAAAAGAATTTCCAAAAATGACTGATCCTTCAAAAATTAAAGTTAATGGTGAAGGAGCTTTTGTTGCTTTGGTATCAGCTGATTTGTCAAAAGCAGCTTCTAATTTTGAAAAAACAATTCGCAAAAATGTAACAGTTCCTTTGAATCTAGCAACAGAAGCTGAAAAACAGCATTTGAATTTTTCTAAAGTATTAACAGAAGCTTTGAGAAAAAAGTTAAGTTAG
- a CDS encoding DUF6612 family protein, giving the protein MKKKFSFLLLLGVVLVSLTTACSKNNNKQKTNTEPSASSLINAKFNSSLANGHFTQTINSDEMNQKSKSEGLFKDKGDITNLTYTLTQKKKSQTEQMWLTKKDMYLLLEQNKGHWIKNSINADTFDPDQVKERFDPATFKKINKALAKKATVQKKNGNYEISFDGTDTNLWNAVNPLIIDAMNTPGSQNMQVARLVKSAQVQNLKVTYLIDPTSRNVESMTFKAQYTAGGKYNFTWNLTYDQLRQHSDLAVPSDIQKNAIDAEEIKKAQAEQNNQ; this is encoded by the coding sequence ATGAAGAAAAAATTCAGTTTCCTGCTCTTACTAGGAGTAGTCTTGGTTTCTTTAACTACAGCGTGTTCGAAGAACAATAATAAGCAAAAGACTAATACCGAGCCTTCTGCAAGTTCTTTAATTAATGCAAAATTTAATTCTAGCTTGGCTAACGGACATTTCACTCAAACAATTAATTCTGATGAAATGAATCAAAAATCAAAATCAGAAGGTCTTTTTAAGGATAAGGGTGATATCACTAATCTTACTTATACTTTGACCCAAAAGAAAAAATCTCAAACTGAACAAATGTGGCTGACAAAAAAGGACATGTACTTACTCTTAGAGCAAAACAAGGGACACTGGATTAAGAATTCCATTAATGCCGATACTTTTGATCCCGATCAAGTAAAAGAAAGATTCGATCCAGCAACCTTTAAGAAAATCAACAAGGCCCTTGCTAAAAAAGCTACCGTTCAAAAGAAAAATGGTAACTATGAAATCAGCTTTGATGGTACTGATACTAACCTTTGGAATGCAGTCAATCCTTTAATCATCGATGCTATGAACACACCAGGTTCACAAAACATGCAAGTGGCTCGTCTAGTGAAATCAGCTCAAGTTCAAAACTTAAAGGTTACTTACTTAATTGATCCTACAAGTAGAAATGTTGAATCAATGACTTTTAAAGCTCAATATACTGCTGGTGGAAAATACAATTTCACTTGGAATCTAACTTATGACCAATTACGTCAACACAGTGACTTAGCTGTTCCTTCTGATATTCAAAAGAATGCAATCGATGCAGAAGAAATCAAGAAGGCTCAAGCTGAGCAAAATAATCAATAA
- a CDS encoding PAS domain-containing protein produces MENINLEGGHLSLEQLNAIFRTIPQEMDVLDENDCVVWSSMNENRLFKRTEKDIGKTVFEVHPGHSQKHVKEVLNQMHTGTRKSISIMIIKNQQPVNISFYSLHNEDGKYIGCIEVTQPVKDLQVKGSKLRNILNVLKKH; encoded by the coding sequence ATGGAAAATATCAACTTAGAAGGCGGCCATCTTTCGCTTGAACAATTAAACGCAATTTTCAGGACGATTCCGCAAGAAATGGATGTCTTAGATGAAAACGACTGCGTGGTTTGGTCATCAATGAATGAAAATCGACTCTTCAAACGCACTGAAAAAGATATTGGTAAAACTGTTTTTGAAGTGCATCCCGGCCACAGCCAAAAACATGTTAAAGAAGTTCTAAATCAAATGCATACAGGCACGCGCAAAAGCATCTCAATTATGATTATTAAAAATCAGCAACCAGTTAACATCTCTTTCTATAGTCTCCACAACGAAGATGGTAAATATATCGGCTGCATCGAAGTAACTCAACCAGTTAAAGATTTGCAAGTTAAAGGCAGCAAATTGCGTAATATCTTAAACGTCCTTAAAAAGCACTAA
- a CDS encoding GRP family sugar transporter — translation MKYVYLFLPAIGWGLMPLVIASVKNSTVYNQIVGTVAASFIFGAIVMAIMHPAMSWSLFLLSALGGACWVIGQVGQYISYEKIGVSETMPISTGLQLIGVPLVGVLAFGEWSSPQAKLYGFIGILVLIIGVVLTSLTDRGTSEGNKSNQVSTIILLVLTSLGYITSSSIPKALHGSSISIFFGQTFGMLVAVFIYTLVTKNLHVWKEKSTVQSGGAGILYAIAALAYILSVQDNGVNMAFVISQLCVVISTLGGLIFLHEKKTRNGLIFTIAGLILIIGGAMLTTLF, via the coding sequence ATGAAATATGTTTATTTATTTTTACCAGCAATTGGCTGGGGACTTATGCCCCTTGTTATTGCTAGCGTAAAGAATAGTACAGTTTATAATCAGATTGTTGGTACTGTTGCTGCTTCATTTATTTTTGGTGCAATTGTAATGGCAATTATGCATCCAGCAATGAGTTGGTCACTGTTTTTGCTTTCTGCATTAGGTGGTGCGTGCTGGGTAATCGGTCAAGTTGGTCAGTACATTTCATATGAAAAGATTGGTGTTTCTGAAACAATGCCAATTTCAACTGGTTTACAGTTAATTGGTGTACCTCTTGTTGGTGTACTTGCCTTTGGCGAATGGTCCAGCCCACAAGCTAAGCTTTACGGTTTTATTGGAATTCTTGTTTTGATCATTGGTGTTGTATTAACTTCATTAACTGACCGCGGAACTAGTGAGGGTAATAAGTCTAACCAAGTAAGTACGATTATTTTGCTTGTCTTAACTTCTCTTGGCTACATTACTTCAAGTTCAATTCCAAAGGCTTTACATGGAAGCAGTATTTCAATCTTCTTTGGTCAAACCTTTGGTATGTTAGTTGCTGTGTTTATCTATACACTTGTTACTAAGAATTTACACGTTTGGAAAGAAAAATCTACTGTTCAAAGTGGTGGAGCAGGTATTCTTTATGCAATTGCTGCTTTAGCTTACATTCTTTCCGTTCAAGATAACGGAGTTAACATGGCTTTCGTTATTTCTCAACTTTGCGTAGTTATTTCTACTTTAGGTGGTCTGATTTTCTTACACGAAAAGAAAACTCGCAACGGTTTAATTTTTACCATTGCAGGCCTTATTTTAATTATTGGCGGTGCAATGTTAACTACATTATTTTAA
- a CDS encoding DHA2 family efflux MFS transporter permease subunit: protein MAMAALMIGAFVGMLSETSLNIALPQLMIAFKVGTGTIQWLVTGYMLIIGIILPLSSLLTKWFTTRQLVIFGLFAFLIGSIISAIAPSFGILLLGRMIQGVGTGIVLPLMFTVAMQIFPPNRLGAAMGVCAMVIMLAPAIGPTVTGLILAKLSWNWIFWMFVPFLAVALIFAFTSLKNTIKITRPHVDYPSIIESAVGFASLVASVSLASDLGLTSPIVIGLFILAIVVLAFYVHRQLNLENPVLNLKIFSIAQFRTGALLVMIDFGIILSAMYLLPQFIQNGLSLAVALTGIIMLPGGLINAITSALAGRIYDSQGAKIPAVLGFVIAFIGALMLAFATPSAPVWYIILAQIILMIGCPLAMSPSQTYALNAIQGPASADGSTIMNTLQQIVGAVATAIATILLAMGQGISKGSSAVRFTNGAHYGFYFTLILIVIGLLLSLTIKEDKEN, encoded by the coding sequence ATGGCAATGGCAGCTTTAATGATTGGAGCTTTTGTTGGGATGTTATCAGAAACATCGTTAAATATTGCTCTACCACAATTAATGATTGCTTTTAAGGTAGGAACAGGTACTATTCAGTGGCTAGTTACTGGCTATATGTTAATCATCGGCATTATCTTACCACTTTCAAGCTTACTTACTAAGTGGTTCACCACTCGTCAATTAGTTATCTTTGGTTTATTTGCTTTCTTAATCGGTTCAATTATTTCCGCAATTGCACCAAGCTTTGGAATTTTACTTTTAGGAAGAATGATTCAAGGTGTTGGAACCGGTATTGTTCTCCCACTAATGTTTACTGTAGCAATGCAAATTTTTCCACCTAACCGCTTAGGAGCTGCCATGGGTGTCTGTGCAATGGTTATTATGCTAGCACCCGCTATTGGTCCCACTGTCACAGGTTTAATCTTAGCTAAATTATCCTGGAATTGGATTTTTTGGATGTTTGTACCATTCCTAGCAGTTGCACTTATTTTCGCTTTTACTTCATTAAAAAATACTATCAAGATTACTAGACCACACGTTGATTACCCTTCCATTATTGAATCAGCCGTAGGCTTTGCTAGTTTAGTTGCTAGCGTCAGTCTTGCTTCTGACCTCGGTTTAACTTCACCAATTGTTATTGGGTTATTTATCTTAGCTATTGTCGTACTTGCATTTTATGTTCATCGTCAACTTAATTTAGAAAACCCAGTTTTAAATCTAAAAATCTTTTCAATTGCCCAATTTAGAACTGGCGCTTTATTAGTTATGATTGACTTTGGAATTATTTTATCTGCTATGTATTTATTGCCCCAATTTATTCAAAATGGACTTTCATTAGCAGTAGCCCTAACTGGAATCATTATGCTTCCTGGTGGACTTATTAATGCAATTACTTCTGCTTTAGCTGGTAGAATTTATGATAGCCAGGGTGCTAAAATACCAGCAGTTCTAGGCTTTGTTATTGCATTTATTGGTGCTTTAATGTTAGCATTTGCTACTCCATCTGCACCCGTTTGGTACATTATTTTAGCTCAAATAATTTTAATGATTGGTTGTCCTTTGGCAATGTCACCATCTCAAACTTACGCCTTAAATGCTATTCAAGGTCCAGCTTCTGCTGATGGATCGACTATCATGAACACTTTACAACAAATCGTTGGTGCCGTTGCCACTGCTATTGCAACTATTTTGTTAGCCATGGGACAAGGAATAAGTAAAGGCTCAAGTGCAGTTCGTTTTACTAATGGTGCTCACTACGGTTTCTACTTTACTTTAATCTTAATCGTTATTGGTCTTTTATTAAGCCTTACAATTAAAGAAGATAAAGAGAATTAA
- a CDS encoding 2,3-diphosphoglycerate-dependent phosphoglycerate mutase — translation MSKLVLIRHGQSEWNLSNQFTGWVDVNLSEKGVEEAKKAGRLIKEHGLEFDQAYTSLLTRAIKTLHYALEESDQLWIPETKTWRLNERHYGALQGLNKKATAEKYGDEQVHIWRRSYDVLPPAIDDDNEFSQAHDRRYANLDPHIVPKAENLHVTLDRVMPFWEDHIAPDLLDGKNVIIAAHGNSLRALTKYIENISDDDIMDLEMKTGEPVVYTFDDKLDVVNKEKLDD, via the coding sequence ATGTCGAAATTAGTTTTAATTCGTCACGGTCAAAGTGAATGGAACCTTTCTAACCAATTTACTGGTTGGGTTGATGTAAACCTTTCAGAAAAAGGTGTTGAAGAAGCTAAGAAGGCTGGTCGTTTAATTAAGGAACACGGTCTTGAATTTGATCAAGCTTACACTTCATTATTAACTCGTGCTATCAAGACTTTGCACTACGCACTTGAAGAAAGTGACCAACTTTGGATTCCAGAAACTAAGACTTGGAGATTAAACGAACGTCATTACGGTGCTCTTCAAGGTTTAAACAAGAAGGCTACTGCTGAAAAATACGGTGACGAACAAGTTCACATTTGGCGTCGTTCATACGATGTTTTGCCACCAGCTATTGATGATGACAACGAATTTAGTCAAGCACATGACCGTCGTTACGCAAACTTGGATCCACACATCGTTCCTAAGGCAGAAAACTTACACGTTACTTTAGATCGTGTAATGCCATTCTGGGAAGATCACATTGCTCCAGATTTACTTGACGGCAAGAACGTTATTATTGCTGCACACGGTAACTCACTTCGTGCTTTAACTAAGTACATTGAAAACATCTCTGATGATGACATCATGGACTTAGAAATGAAGACTGGTGAACCAGTTGTTTACACATTTGACGACAAGTTAGATGTTGTTAACAAGGAAAAGCTTGACGACTAA